In Escherichia ruysiae, a genomic segment contains:
- the clsB gene encoding cardiolipin synthase ClsB: MKCSWREGNKIQLLENGEQYYPAVFKAIGEAQERIILETFIWFEDDVGKQLHAALLDAARRGVKAEVLLDGYGSPDLSDEFVNELTAAGVVFRYYDPRPRLFGMRTNVFRRMHRKIVVIDARIAFIGGLNYSAEHMSSYGPEAKQDYAVRLEGPIVEDILQFELENLPGQSAARRWWRRHHKAEENRQPGEAQVLLVWRDNEEHRSDIERHYLKMLTQARREVIIANAYFFPGYRFLHALRKAARRGVRIKLIIQGEPDMPIVRVGARLLYNYLVKGGVQVFEYRRRPLHGKVALMDDHWATVGSSNLDPLSLSLNLEANVIIHDRHFNQTLRDNLNGIIAADCQQVDETMLPKRTWWNLTKSVLAFHFLRHFPALVGWLPAHTPRLAQVDPPAQPAMETQDRVETENTGVKP, encoded by the coding sequence ATGAAATGTAGCTGGCGCGAAGGCAATAAGATCCAGTTGCTGGAGAACGGCGAGCAATATTATCCCGCTGTATTTAAAGCGATTGGTGAGGCGCAAGAACGCATTATTCTTGAAACGTTTATCTGGTTCGAGGATGACGTCGGTAAACAATTACACGCAGCATTGCTGGACGCTGCACGACGCGGGGTTAAAGCGGAAGTCTTGCTGGATGGCTACGGTTCGCCGGATCTCAGCGATGAGTTTGTCAATGAACTGACGGCGGCTGGCGTGGTGTTTCGTTATTACGATCCCCGCCCTCGCCTGTTCGGTATGCGCACCAATGTGTTTCGCCGGATGCATCGCAAAATTGTGGTGATCGACGCACGTATCGCCTTTATTGGCGGGCTGAATTACTCCGCCGAGCATATGTCCAGCTACGGTCCAGAGGCTAAACAGGATTACGCGGTACGCCTCGAAGGGCCAATTGTCGAAGATATTCTGCAATTTGAACTGGAAAATCTGCCCGGACAAAGCGCGGCACGGCGCTGGTGGCGACGTCATCACAAGGCGGAAGAGAACCGCCAGCCGGGAGAAGCGCAGGTATTGCTGGTCTGGCGCGATAACGAAGAACATCGCAGCGATATTGAGCGCCACTATCTGAAAATGCTCACTCAGGCGCGGCGGGAAGTGATTATCGCCAACGCCTACTTCTTCCCCGGCTATCGATTTTTACACGCCTTGCGTAAAGCGGCACGGCGCGGGGTGCGGATCAAACTGATCATTCAGGGCGAACCGGATATGCCGATTGTCAGAGTCGGCGCGCGTTTGCTGTATAACTATCTGGTTAAAGGCGGCGTTCAGGTTTTTGAGTACCGCCGCCGCCCGCTCCACGGCAAAGTGGCGTTGATGGACGATCACTGGGCGACAGTAGGGTCCAGTAATCTCGATCCGCTCAGTTTGTCACTGAATCTCGAAGCAAATGTCATCATCCACGATCGTCATTTTAACCAGACGCTGCGCGATAATCTGAACGGCATTATCGCCGCAGATTGTCAGCAGGTCGATGAGACCATGCTGCCGAAACGCACCTGGTGGAACCTGACCAAAAGCGTGCTGGCATTCCACTTTTTACGCCATTTCCCGGCGCTGGTGGGCTGGCTTCCGGCGCACACGCCACGTCTGGCGCAAGTTGATCCGCCCGCGCAGCCGGCAATGGAAACTCAGGATCGGGTAGAAACTGAAAATACGGGGGTGAAACCCTGA
- a CDS encoding endonuclease/exonuclease/phosphatase family protein: protein MPDQTQQFSFKVLTINIHKGFTAFNRRFILPELRDAVRTVSADIVCLQEVMGAHEVHPLHVENWPDTSHYEFLADTMWSDFAYGRNAVYPEGHHGNAVLSRYPIEHYENRDVSVDGAEKRGVLYCRIVPPVTGKAIHVMCVHLGLREAHRQAQLAMLAEWVNQLPPDEPVLVAGDFNDWRQKANHPLKVQAGLDEIFTRAHGRPARTFPVQFPLLRLDRIYVKNASASAPTALPLRTWRHLSDHAPLSAEIHL, encoded by the coding sequence ATGCCCGATCAAACACAACAATTTTCGTTCAAGGTACTCACCATCAATATTCACAAAGGCTTTACCGCGTTTAACCGACGCTTCATTTTGCCGGAACTTCGCGACGCCGTGCGCACCGTCAGCGCCGATATTGTTTGCCTGCAGGAAGTGATGGGCGCGCACGAAGTTCATCCGCTGCATGTGGAAAACTGGCCCGATACCTCGCACTACGAGTTTCTTGCCGACACCATGTGGAGCGATTTTGCCTACGGTCGCAATGCTGTGTATCCAGAAGGGCATCACGGAAACGCGGTGCTGTCACGCTATCCCATTGAACATTATGAAAATCGTGATGTTTCTGTCGATGGAGCGGAAAAACGTGGCGTACTGTATTGCCGCATTGTGCCACCGGTGACCGGGAAAGCGATTCATGTGATGTGCGTGCATCTTGGCCTGCGTGAGGCGCACCGTCAGGCGCAGCTTGCGATGCTCGCCGAATGGGTGAACCAGCTTCCGCCCGACGAACCCGTTTTAGTGGCGGGTGATTTCAACGACTGGCGGCAAAAAGCCAATCATCCCTTAAAAGTACAGGCCGGGTTGGATGAGATATTTACCCGCGCCCACGGACGCCCGGCGCGCACGTTTCCAGTGCAATTTCCTCTACTACGTCTGGACAGGATCTATGTCAAAAATGCCAGCGCCAGCGCGCCAACCGCGTTGCCGCTGCGGACATGGCGACACCTTTCTGATCATGCCCCTTTGAGTGCGGAGATTCATTTATGA
- a CDS encoding YbhQ family protein → MKWQQRVRVATGLSCWQIMLHLLVVALLVVGWMSKTLVHVGVGLCVLYCVTVVMMLVFQRHPEQRWREVADVLEELTTTWYFGAALIVLWLLSRVLENNYLLAIAGLAILAGPAVVSLLAKDKKLHHLASKHRVRR, encoded by the coding sequence ATGAAGTGGCAACAACGTGTTCGTGTCGCAACTGGCCTAAGTTGCTGGCAGATTATGTTGCATTTACTGGTAGTGGCGCTGCTGGTGGTGGGCTGGATGAGTAAAACCCTGGTTCACGTCGGCGTGGGATTGTGCGTGCTGTATTGCGTAACGGTAGTGATGATGCTGGTGTTTCAGCGCCACCCCGAACAACGCTGGCGCGAGGTGGCAGACGTACTGGAAGAGCTGACCACCACCTGGTATTTTGGCGCAGCGCTGATTGTGCTGTGGCTGTTGTCCCGCGTACTGGAAAACAACTATTTGCTGGCAATTGCAGGGCTGGCGATCCTTGCCGGCCCGGCGGTGGTGTCGTTACTGGCGAAAGATAAAAAGTTACATCACCTTGCGTCTAAACATCGCGTACGCCGCTGA
- a CDS encoding ABC transporter permease has product MFHRLWTLIRKELQSLLREPQTRAILILPVLIQVILFPFAATLEVTNATIAIYDEDNGEHSVELTQRFARASAFTHVLLLKSPQEIRPTIDTQKALLLVRFPADFSRKLDTFQTAPLQLILDGRNSNSAQIAANYLQQIVKNYQQELLEGKPKPNNSELVVRNWYNPNLDYKWFVVPSLIAMITTIGVMIVTSLSVAREREQGTLDQLLVSPLTTWQIFIGKAVPALIVATFQATIVLAIGIWAYQIPFAGSLALFYFTMVIYGLSLVGFGLLISSLCATQQQAFIGVFVFMMPAILLSGYVSPVENMPVWLQNLTWINPIRHFTDITKQIYLKDASLDIVWNSLWPLLVITATTGSAAYAMFRRKVM; this is encoded by the coding sequence ATGTTTCATCGCTTATGGACGTTAATCCGCAAAGAATTGCAGTCGCTGCTGCGCGAACCGCAGACGCGAGCGATTCTGATTTTACCCGTGCTTATTCAGGTGATCCTGTTCCCGTTTGCCGCCACGCTGGAAGTGACCAACGCCACCATCGCCATCTACGATGAAGATAACGGCGAGCATTCGGTGGAGCTGACCCAGCGTTTTGCCCGCGCCAGCGCCTTTACCCATGTGCTGCTGTTGAAAAGTCCGCAGGAGATCCGCCCAACTATCGATACGCAAAAGGCGCTACTGCTGGTGCGTTTCCCGGCTGACTTCTCACGCAAACTGGATACTTTCCAGACCGCACCGTTGCAGTTAATTCTCGACGGGCGTAACTCCAACAGTGCGCAAATTGCCGCCAACTACCTGCAACAGATCGTCAAAAATTATCAGCAGGAGCTGCTGGAAGGAAAACCGAAACCCAACAACAGCGAGCTGGTGGTACGCAACTGGTATAACCCGAATCTCGACTACAAATGGTTTGTGGTGCCGTCGCTGATCGCCATGATCACCACTATCGGCGTAATGATCGTCACTTCACTTTCCGTCGCCCGCGAACGTGAACAAGGTACGCTCGATCAGCTGCTGGTTTCGCCGCTCACCACCTGGCAGATATTCATCGGCAAAGCCGTACCGGCATTAATTGTCGCCACCTTCCAGGCCACCATTGTGCTGGCGATTGGTATCTGGGCGTATCAAATCCCCTTCGCCGGATCGCTGGCGCTGTTCTACTTTACGATGGTGATTTACGGTTTGTCACTGGTGGGATTCGGTCTGCTGATTTCATCACTCTGTGCAACGCAACAGCAGGCGTTTATCGGCGTATTCGTCTTTATGATGCCCGCCATTCTGCTTTCCGGTTACGTTTCGCCGGTGGAAAACATGCCGGTGTGGCTGCAAAACCTGACGTGGATTAACCCTATCCGCCACTTTACGGACATTACCAAGCAGATTTATTTGAAGGATGCGAGTCTGGATATTGTGTGGAACAGTTTGTGGCCGCTACTGGTGATAACGGCCACGACAGGGTCAGCGGCGTACGCGATGTTTAGACGCAAGGTGATGTAA